One Candidatus Obscuribacterales bacterium genomic window carries:
- a CDS encoding protease complex subunit PrcB family protein: MNNKEVSFSNLQQGSRSQITETGAHTIRNKADWQKFWERHSLNRQDAPKVDFRRNLVVGIFLGQQRTGGYSIEVDRIEDTGYDLLIYTKTTGPEGLTIQSFTQPFCFITMKKIKDREIRVGGLK, from the coding sequence ATGAACAACAAAGAAGTTAGCTTCTCCAACCTTCAACAAGGTTCTCGCAGTCAGATTACGGAGACGGGTGCACACACCATTCGCAACAAAGCCGACTGGCAAAAATTCTGGGAACGACATTCTCTCAACCGCCAAGACGCACCTAAAGTCGATTTCAGAAGAAATCTAGTCGTAGGCATTTTTCTTGGACAACAGCGCACAGGCGGATACAGCATAGAAGTTGACCGCATCGAAGATACAGGTTATGACCTGCTCATCTACACAAAGACGACAGGACCGGAAGGTCTTACAATCCAATCTTTTACTCAGCCATTCTGCTTCATCACCATGAAGAAGATTAAGGATCGAGAAATTCGCGTCGGTGGACTGAAGTAA
- a CDS encoding NAD(P)-dependent oxidoreductase — protein MTSVAYLGLGIMGGAMAANLATKGHSVFGWNRTPGRPGARVASEAGANIIGSASDAVSQADVVFLCLSDVSDIEEMLLGANAVTKAAKKGTLFIDMSTTGPQCAQHLAQELDKLGMRFLDAPVSGGDIGAQNGTLTIMVGGAESDFEKAKPLFACIGKSITYCGPTGSGQAVKLCNQILCAVNMVAVTEAIRFAELTGIDSQLVIDVCSTGAGGSWALSNLGPKILKGDFAPGFKITDMRKDLRLVGQSLSDANHGLTGTTLAAENFQQTAALESGDTQGTQAMIRIYR, from the coding sequence ATGACCAGCGTGGCATATCTAGGACTCGGAATTATGGGTGGTGCAATGGCGGCCAATTTGGCTACCAAAGGACACTCTGTTTTCGGCTGGAATCGAACACCCGGTAGACCCGGAGCGAGAGTAGCATCAGAAGCAGGCGCCAATATAATCGGCTCGGCTTCTGATGCAGTCAGCCAAGCTGATGTTGTTTTTCTTTGTCTCTCGGATGTTAGCGATATTGAGGAAATGCTGCTTGGCGCAAATGCTGTGACCAAAGCAGCAAAGAAAGGCACGCTGTTTATAGACATGAGCACGACTGGTCCTCAATGCGCACAACATCTGGCTCAAGAATTGGACAAGCTCGGCATGCGCTTTCTTGATGCGCCGGTATCAGGTGGTGATATCGGCGCTCAAAATGGCACACTGACCATCATGGTTGGTGGAGCTGAATCCGACTTTGAAAAAGCCAAACCACTCTTTGCATGCATTGGCAAAAGCATCACCTACTGCGGTCCAACAGGATCCGGACAAGCAGTCAAACTCTGCAATCAAATTCTCTGCGCAGTCAACATGGTTGCCGTCACAGAAGCAATTCGATTTGCCGAATTAACAGGTATTGATTCGCAACTGGTAATTGATGTGTGCAGCACCGGAGCCGGCGGCTCCTGGGCGCTGAGCAATCTTGGACCGAAAATTCTTAAGGGAGATTTCGCTCCAGGATTCAAGATAACAGACATGCGAAAAGATCTACGCCTTGTCGGACAGTCTTTGTCTGACGCAAATCACGGTCTTACAGGAACCACACTAGCTGCAGAAAACTTTCAGCAGACAGCAGCATTAGAAAGCGGCGACACTCAGGGCACACAAGCCATGATTCGAATCTACCGCTAA
- a CDS encoding adenylate kinase → MPQFVVVLAVVALVLVVESVLRARNYNGKKHNVIFMGAPGSGKGTQASHLAKDLNIPHLSSGDLLRKAVMEGSPTGEEIKSYIEKGQLAPDDLINKMIAQELSKPDYKNGFILDGYPRTVEQAEFLDNYLDEDNRYITAVIELQVDEEVLVERIAGRRICGNGQCNASYHLKFKPPLVPGTCDLCRRPLIQRADDTEAVLRERIERHEQRIVPLLQHYHHQGTLKEMKGEGPLEEIYDDILLSLGI, encoded by the coding sequence ATGCCTCAATTCGTAGTCGTATTAGCCGTTGTGGCATTGGTTCTTGTAGTTGAATCAGTTTTGAGAGCCCGCAACTACAACGGCAAGAAGCACAACGTCATCTTTATGGGTGCTCCCGGTTCGGGCAAAGGCACCCAAGCAAGTCATCTGGCAAAAGACTTGAACATCCCGCACTTGTCATCAGGTGACTTACTGCGTAAAGCAGTCATGGAGGGATCTCCAACCGGCGAAGAGATAAAGTCCTACATCGAAAAAGGCCAATTGGCCCCCGATGACCTTATCAACAAGATGATCGCCCAAGAACTCTCAAAGCCCGATTACAAAAACGGTTTTATCCTTGACGGATATCCGCGAACAGTCGAGCAAGCAGAATTCCTCGATAATTATCTCGATGAAGACAATCGCTACATCACAGCTGTAATCGAACTCCAAGTAGATGAAGAAGTACTCGTCGAAAGAATCGCCGGCAGACGTATATGTGGCAACGGACAGTGCAACGCTTCTTATCACCTCAAGTTCAAACCACCACTAGTTCCTGGCACTTGCGACCTATGTCGTCGACCTCTTATTCAAAGAGCCGATGACACTGAAGCTGTTCTAAGAGAACGCATCGAACGCCACGAGCAGCGCATCGTGCCGTTGCTTCAGCACTATCACCATCAAGGCACTCTCAAAGAAATGAAAGGCGAAGGTCCTCTAGAGGAAATCTACGACGACATTCTACTTTCACTCGGCATTTAG